The DNA window AGTTCTCTTAAATATTTCCTGTTCTAAAAAAAAGTCTGCTGTCAAGTTTACCTGTTATGTTGGCCTAAGCAATTTTTCTTCAGTCTCTGGAACATGTTAGAGACAACTCTTAAAAGCAtaagtgaaaagaggaaaaatgataaaatctctaGTACCCTCAGAGAACACGGCTCCAACTATATTTCCATAATAATGATGTTCTCGATATTGTTTTCGaccaatttttcctttattatctaTTTCTTAATGTTGcagagtttttgttttatgttcacCTAAATGACCATTTGACACTTTAGCAGTAGGTAGTAAAGTGAACATTATAgacattattcatggaaatagCATAGCAAAACACTATAAGTTATTAAAGTCTTCCTTACATTTGGACAACCCTGACGTGGAGGAACTGGAGGAGCAGCCCTCGACGGGCGGCTGGCCGGGGTCCTCGCCGGAAGGATGCTGTCAAAGGATAGCgatttaatttattgttatcattattcttccctttttatatataaaacttaagttTTCAACATATTTCGAAGAGTTATATAATGTTTGAGTTGTCATCTGAAATCAGAGTTTTTGtgaataacagaaggaaaatttacatccaaaaaggaaggaaggaaggaaggaaggaaggaaggaaggaaggaaggaaggaaggaagaagcgAGCTTACTTCACATGGAGCAGAGCAAATTTTCGCGACCAGAGGGGAATTTCAGCGAATGTAAAAGAGACTTCGTATTGACATCGTTTTTCTTCCATTAATATAAACCTCTCACTTTAACATTGGTTCTGAATATTTTTCCGTAAAACCACTTCATACTCATTCAAAAGTAAAATCGTAAACAAGTGCGCACGCACTCAGACACGCACGTAAAcaagtattaaaaaataacacCATCGAATTGTTCACTCTTGTCACCGAGGAgtcatcctccattctttgcACATGACCTACCCTTCTAAGAACCGTGAACATTACAGTAACCTATGGTAATCTATTTATAACCCTCTAGTATCTCCGCATTTCATTATCTTTCAGTTATTCATATACTACATACACTATACAAACAGTTCATTTGTACAAtctcaacctttctctctctcttgtgcgcAACATCTACAATTCACTTCTGCAATGGAAAGTTGGCTCATCCATCCTCTCACACATTCTAGCCCTTGCTTCCACAAACACTCTAAGCACCTTCCCGATCTTTTGCACATATCCTGACACCTTCTTTGCTTCTCCTATTCTGTAAGCCCACGTACCCCTACTCTCATTCTACCATCACCCTGTATATTCTTAACCAAAtacttattaacttatttattactcCGTCATTCTAATATCCATTCCCATTCATAACTTTACTCATGTTCAAATCTAGCCACACCTTCGTCATCTACGAAGGAATTATAGATTATTTTCCTAGTTACTGCACTTTCTGTTTACTATTACCAGTCAGTTTTTCCACAGCATTTACGGCCCATTTTCCTATCCCAGTTTCCAAAGTGAGCAGGAACTTTCAGACATATTTTGTTAAATCACATCGTGCCTCTGTTGATCCAGATTATGAAAActggaaaactaatttttttctggaGCCATCCGTTCTGACAAGAAAAAGcactgtcacatatatatatatatatatatatatatatatatatatatatatatatatatatatatatatatatatatatatatatatatatatatatatatatatatatatatatatatatatatatatatatatatatatatatatatatatatatatatatatattatatatatatatatatatatatatatatatatatatatatatatatatatatatatatatatatatatatatatatatatatatatatatatatatatatatatatatatatatatatatatatatatatatatatatatatatatatatatatatatatatatatatatatatatatatatatatatatatatatatatatatatatatatatatatatatatatatatatatatatatatatatatatatatatatatatatatatatatatatatatatatatatatatatatatatttatatatatatatatatatatatatatatatatatatatatatatatatatatatatatatatatatatatatatctttcgactctctctctctctctctctctctctctctctctctctctctctcttgattacaaaattttcttacaataatttttcatctcttaCCACACCTTATTAAAGATTACTATTCCATGATGTAATTACTTTAACCATAGCTATTGCAAGTGAACTTACGTATCTCTGCACTTGGCATTGACATCTCTCGCAGCTCCTGCCCGACAACCCACCAATCTTGTCTCAAACACATTTCCAGGAGCAGCGTGTGGTTGTGGCGATCGACGGCTACGATTGTGGGGGCCATGATGAACTAGCTCACGCACGCTGTAAATGATGGATGAAACAATTCAAGATTTAAGAACGCTTCTGTCTGTTTTTTCAATTATGGTTCTGATTTTGTTATCAAATAAACTTTTATAATGTTTTGCGCTTAAATACGAAAATATAATTCCAAATCATTTTTCTGTACATAACAGTACTTGCTGTAAAATGGTTATCATCTTACCTGTTAAAGAAGCCGTGAAGCTTATGGTCTCGAGGGGCTTGCAACAATGACACATCTCCCACTGGACCGCCGAGTTCTCGAGATCGCGAATGTGATGAGGTATCAATATTGGCAATTAACTGTGCCTTTTGTATGTCCAAATCTCTCACATCTCCTACAATACTAGAAATGTCAAAATTTCTTGTACTGATATCAGAAACATCATCCTCACCATACATCCCTGGCCGTTCAAATGATTGATCACTGAAAATGGAAGCAGATGCTTGACCTTGATTAATGGCTAATGAAGGTGAGCTAGCAGGGTATGTTTTCATTGTGCCAGCCACCTCTCCAAAAGGGTTTGTTGGTCTTGGTGAAAACCCAGGTGTTGAATAACCTCTTTGCAAGTTAATCGCTGTGTCACTTCCTCTGTGAATTCCTGTACCTTGGGTAACTGAACCTCTATCAAAGCTTCCATGAACTGAACTAGAACCGGAAAATGTTCCTTGGCCATGTAGTCCTTGACTAAAAGTCGTCTGAGTTCCGGTTCCAACTCCTGGAACAAATGTCCCTTGACTTCCTGGCTCAAACCTGTGAGCTTGTAAACCTGGTCTTCTTGAAATTCCAGGAACAGGACCTGAAACACCACTCGGACTTCCTATTTGATTAAAAGGTATGTTACTACCAAGACCAACACCTGCACCAAAACTTCCTTGACTTCCTGTTGCAAACTTTTGAGTTGGTCTGCTAGAAATTCCCTGACTAATCCCAATGGCTGAGCCTATTCCTTGTCCAGATGCCACTGAGCTTCCAGTGATAACTCCCGGGGAAACTGCTCCTTGGGTTAAAAGTCCTTGGTTCCCAGATGTAGGGAGAATAGCAGGTCTCTCTCCAGCTGCAACCACATTGCTAGGTATTCCTAGTGCAGCAGGAGATCCAGGTCTTATTGCACCAGGTCTCTGAATATTGTTAGTAATTCCCCCTGCTGCCAGGCCTCCATTAATCACATTATTAAAAGAACCGCCTGGACTTGTTCCTGCACCCAAACCACCAGCAGTAACTGTCCCACTAACACTTGGTGTTCTTCCAGCAGAAACGGGAATTGGTGCCGTGCTATCCCTTGCTATTGGAGGTCCATATATTTCAATGAGTCGGTTGAGGGTCTCGGGATCAAAAACTTGATAACCAGCTTCTTCCAAAGTAGAACAAACGCCTTGCAGTCGTTCCAGAGCAATTGAATACCAAGTTTGGGCTGGACAGACACTGGGCATCTGGAAAGTAGGGGTATCGAAACTAAGACATTTAAAATAGTAACAGAAAGACAAattctttttatgataaataGCATTCCATTTTATGAAATAACTGCTATCAATAGTGTATTCAATCCAAATAAGTTAAGCTCTTTGGCAAATCATTAACAGACAAAGTTTCCAGTCATATTGCATTAAGAACATGATTACATTTTCTGCCACTCAAATTCGATGTAAATTTTGAACCCTTCCTGCATTAATAAAATGGTAAAGTTAGTGAAGAGAACAGTGCTTTAAGAAACCAGGGATTATATTCAACACGTTGTTTCTGTCAACATCTAAAACATGTAACATCCTGTACGATCACAAGAAAATTGCAGTATAATAAACTAGAATAATTCTACaactaatattaattaataataataataacagaaattacaTATATGAATTCTCAGTGATACTCACAGTTCCTAACTGGAAGCATCGACCGTCAGCAAATGGAACAAACGGCTGATCATTGGGTCCTCTGTTGAGGTTATCACCACCACAAGGGTCTGGTAAACACTCGGGAGGAAGACTGAAATCTTTGAACCAAAATATCTGTGGGggatagagttacagaataatgAAGATGATCAAATATTGAGTTGTAAATCCTTTGCCTATTCTAATAACTTCATAtgttgtttcattataaaaagaaaaaaaaaaaacttaggtaaTAATAGGTTAtaacatgtatatttgtaatactgTGTAAGAGTTTTACTCTaagtttgctatatatatatatatatatatatatatatatatatatatatatatatatatatatatatatatatatatatatatatatatatatatatatatatatatatatatatatatatatatatatatatatatatatatatatatatatatatataaggagcccataaaaacgcaaaaatgtagaaatttaatgttatatttcaGCGGACAAATGTCTCactcttcaggcaggtaatgaatgggATAAGGGTTACAGAGAAGCTATTATCTTATGTGTCGGAGCTTTCAatgataaaatttctaagtggttagccagcctcctttcccttttcttagtcacattttctcccagtcacattcaacactctgaagatttctgtcacaaattcaaagaagcacatataccacttcacaacataaaacttttaagcttaaatgtagattccctattcacaaaagtaccagtacaggacattcgacagtttttgagagaaaaattagctccttattcagatcatttcccactagccctagataagataataaagttagttgaattatttgtatcaaataatgtcttttcatttGGGGAGTCATTCCCtgtaagtcctgttttagccaatctatacatggaatattttaaaactataatgcaataaaacctaaagacatgctgtagAAGAGATAAGTAGATTATATCCTAACATTTTTGGGATAATAGGTAgagcaatttcaacgaatttctttcaaaattaaatgcattagtgctcagcatcaaatttaaagttgaatgggaagcagacaaaaaaaaaaaatccttttcttgaagttttaataattagagtACATGACAACACCAAAGGGCACGAAAGGGGGTAgaggtggaagggcttccctgaaacggggctgattATGCCCGTaaacttagtaactttacgaatttatcatatctaatttcggtatacatatgacttactgtctggaaaagaatactgtgggggtaagacatcaatggcaccaaagggggtgggggttgggagggCGGTGACagagggagagtgagaaagagagaaagtgtgagagagagaaagagagtaggtGGGTTgtcagggagaagaaagagggaaagagacagggcgggttggggagagagagagagagagagagagagagagagagagagagtgaggaagagagtgagagggagaggaagtgagagagagagagagagagagagagagagagagagagagagagagagagagagaaagtttatcagttgtcattcagacttatcTCGGGGCTGTGCCAGGtttgtcagctagtatgtatatatatatatatatatatatatatatatatatatatatatatatatatatatatatatatatatatatatatgtgtgtgtgtgtgtgtgtgtgtgtgcatgtgtgtgtgagtgtgtgtgtgtgtgtgtgtgcgtgtgtgtgtgtgagtgtgtgtatgtgtgtgtgtgcgtgtgtgagtgtgtgtatgtgtatatataatatatatatatatatatatatatatatatatatatatatatatatatatatatatatatagtaaacccccatatttgcagggatgCGTGCCccacttaaaaccctctaaaatcacttagaactgcctattttgatagtttaaacacgaaaaaccctctaaaaatgcttttacctgagtattttaatagttttatcacaaaaagtgcatttagtcataaaaattttattaaaatacagtagtcagtgaatatttctcagtaaaaataatacgagaatgggtgaattttccacgaataatgggttcatacgttccacagagaaatcctcgAATATATTaggtgtagtgtatatatatatgtgtatgtgtgtatagatatatatatatatatatatatatatatatatatatatatatatatatatatatatatatgtatatatatatatatatatatatatatatatatatatatatatatatatatatatatatatatatatatatatatataaatatccataataTAAACTTGAAAGTCATCCGGGTTTACTTAAAGCTTCCTGAAAGCCCGCATCGATTCCCATGGGTATGTCCGTCATCGCACAGGATGCATTATTGAGTAAAAAGAATTCTCATACACAAATCATTAAACTTCTCCAAAAACGAAGGTTCATTACAaggttttctaaatattttctctaACATCGGATATCCTTTTGCTTTTCCCACAGGAATCTCTTTATGAAAGGTGATTATCTTCTTCCTTAAACAATCAAACTGCTTCCATTCCATCACaaatcccccccacccctctctctctctctcttctttttagtAATTTGTCATCATCTTTGTGTACTTTGTAAAACTCCTATACTGTTTACTGCTACATTGACTATGACCCTACATGTATTTTGGATAATAAGAATTAACTTTTCGATAATTTAACtggatattttaagttttatttttgctctaACCTAAATGTTTCATATAAGAGTGAATTAAATCCtaatttctttgtactttatcgtttTTGTATGACCCTGATGATGGGCACTGGATTCCCGAAATGTTGATATATTATGCaaaaacaagattattattatcattcagaacgtgaaccctattcaaatggaacaagcccaatggagccattgacttgcaattcagaCTTCCAAcgaatttggttttcatttgaaagaaggtaataggaaatatagaaaaatcagattttagaaatgagaaaatagattaaccaattaataaataaacagataaaaatgtaaggtaattattagaatacaaggagaattgttttagggtagtagtACGTTACATATTCCCTTAAACATTTGAGGTTCCTAtggcacatcctcagggagactgttccacaatccaacggtttgaggaatgaaggacctctgaaCCTGAGAGGTTCGAtggcgaggcacatttactgcataatggtgctgctgtttagtagatctggttgctctcggcagaaaagaggatcagggatcaatcgtGAATGTacaagatctgttaaaatacaacttataaaaaactgataaagaagagaccatccgtcggtgGTCCAGCTCATAtatgctaatgttaggaaacaggaacctacctcacgaaccattctatctaaaagagatcaATCCCTGGCAGAAGCAgccatccacaccggagaacagtattctagtaaaggaaggacaagtgACCTAAAATAGttgttgttatatacatatagtatttatttatattatattatattatatatatatatatatatatatatatatatatatatatatatatatatatatatatatatgtgtgtgtgtgtgtgtgtgtgtgtgtgtgtgtgtgtgtgtgtgtgtgtataatacacgtatatatatgtatatatatatatatatatatatatatatatatatatatatatatatatatatatatatatatatatatatatacaatttttatattactgaTAGGACcttattgaaactggatggtatccagcggagatatttattcaataaaagttacaagctttccagggctaacagtcTTCATTGTCAAGTAGGCCCTATCTGTTAAATGACCGGACacgtggtccagctgtatttatatgtgtgggggagtggattaaagcccttatTCCTGCAATTATCCTCCGTCTACTGTGTGGCTCCGCCCTCGTGACCTCGGCCTTTATCTATCCACGGTTCTTTCCAGGTGTGAAATTTCCATGtggtttcttgtatttttgtgtttcttttctattgtagagtataatttttcttgataggttgtcttcaaatccgtttccagtgttGGCTGCCATTACATATTTTTAGTATGTTTTGAAGGCATTCTCTGCAatcagtctggctgttttgtttgtgtttctgtacaaaaaattcatattttcccaatttattttGTAGTGCTTTCCCCACCAGTGCTTGGCGACTGCCGACATCTAATTATAGTGCCTTGTGTTCTTTAAATGTTATCTGCCTCGTTCTTTGCAAGATTTGCCGCTTTCGCCAAAGTATTGCTCTTCACAGTgtagacacgctgccatgtatacccTCCTCTTACCTCCtccccctctaccaactttttggAATAAAATAGCTAGAAACAAAAAGTTAGTAGAGGGAAGAGGTAATAGGGTGCGTACACATGGCAGCCTGTCTAGAATGTGAAGAGCATTACTTCGGCGAAAGCGGCAAATCTTGCAAAGAACGAGTCaaacaacatttacaaaacataagGCACTATGATCATATGTCGGCAGTCGCCAAGCACTGTTAGGAAAAacaccacaaaatagactgggaaaatatgaattttttgtacaggaacaaacaaaacagccagactgattgtagagaatgccttcataacatgcgcaaaAAAAGTAATGGTGGGCaacactggaaacggatttgaagacagcctgtcatgaaaaatcatatactctacaatagaaaagaaacgcaAAATCACAAGAAACCACATGTAAATTTCACACCTGGAAAGAACCGCGGGCAGAGAAatgccaaggtcacgagggctgGGCCACACGGTAGATGGAGGATAATTGCAGGAATAAGGGCTTTAACCCACTccccacacaaatataaatatagttggaccacgtgtccggtcattcgacggatacttgacaataaggactgttagccctggaaagcttgtaacttttattgaataaatatctccactagataccacccagtttcaatgaggtcccgtcagtaattgcattaatgtACAGATatttgtgtaagtgataagttaatttaatatatatatatatatatatatatatatatatatatatatatatatatatatatataggttttcatATTTGTCAACTAACCTGGCCCGGAGGACAACTAGGTGTCTGCCGAGGAGGGTTCACAAACATCATCATCGAGGTCATCGTCACCTTCGTAAGTACCATCAGGACACTGACAGATTGGGGTTCCATACATAGTCTCGAAAAGTTCGCGCCCGGCTGttgaaaaagataaagagaattaattcaatatttgaaatgtaaaaaaggATAAAGAGTATTAATCCaatatttttatctgaaatttaatttgataagTTATTTTCATAATCTAACTGAAAACTGACCCCCAAGTAACCATGTGTACTGAAAAACCTATTTCATGACGGGGATGAATTACTCGACAatgaaacaaacaataaaagattCTATTCGaaattattgttacatgtttCCACTTTCTATAGCTTATATTTCAAAAGTAGCTCcatttgtatttaatttccttACAATTCACGTTTCATGTCATTTTTCCTCTTGTCTGACTTTAGTGAATGTGCTCCCAACGAACGTAAttgataatatattattgtaatcaGCACCTTGTTGACTTTTATAATGTTACCATCTGTTTTCAGTGAAAGGGCTATTTCTTCGAATATGTAGCGACGGCAGTCACCATGGAAACAACACATTTTCGAAATGCTAGACAGGGAGAAAAGTACAAACCCCTCGCCTGGCTTTCTTTATACTCGTACTGCCGTAGCAATGACAATAGTCTGTTCAGTAAACTGAAACTAATTCTTATAGAATGATACTTACAGACATTTCTAGCTCTTATGGTTATGACCATCTTCTTCGTTTtgacgtgctttttcccatttttatatggggtaagcacggtctGTCCTTAAATAATTCAACTACAATATGCACTCTAACCTTACTCTCCCAATCTAATCTAACATGGGGCAATGTATCCTACCTGATTTCGGCCCCCACTGAATCTGTCTGACAATAGGCTATCCTAACTGAAGGCGGTGCATCCTCCTTGAGCGGTAAGTTGCCAAAATGTTAGGAAATTAGACCTGAAACTACGGTGAAGAGCTTTGTTCTGAGTGTTTCAGACCACTTTACAGCCAAGAGGCGCAAAAGAGACGTCCATTTCCCTAAAACCTGGGTAGATATCAAGACTACACACTTGAAATCTCGAATGAATAGATACCTGGCTACGCCCCAGGTATATGACAAGGATTCATAAACTGATTCGAAGTGGGCAACCTCGTGAATACTTTTCGACGTCCAGGTAAACGCCAGTCCTTCTTAAATATTGTAGAAATGTACTGAATATACTTGAAACAACAAAGTCAGCCTTCGTCAATACtttccttgttattttgtttccaaaattAAATAAGGGTTGGATGAGTTTCCTGAAGGATTCTCTGCTCTTCTGTGGGCCTCATTAGTCACCTGTGTACCTTGTGGCTACTCAACTCTGATGGTTGCAGCAAGGATTGGTGAAGGGCTTGGATTTAACAACTGTATCATGAAAAGATTTTTTAAGAACCAGGAAAGTTAGTCACATCTAGAGCTACCTTTTCTAGAGACAAAAGGTGTAAGattaattatgtataaataatacgtacttacatacatacatacatacatacatactgtacatacatgcatacacacacacacacacacatatatatatatatatatatatatatatatatatatatatatatatatatatatatatatatatatatatataaatcatcaacacacaatcacgtgtggaacagaaataaatttctgactcacgtcgggatcgacccaggtctctcaggtggaaagcaaagggcgttacccactgggccatacaagtctaaaagaagtcggaacctgagcagcaactgcaggaattacctgggcaagctaactgcttgcataccagccagttttccccaacttcccgactcagcaatgacccaatggacaacatttcattcaattatcccttctgagtgaataagatagaaatcatcaacacacaatcacgtgtggaacagaaataaatttctgactctcgtcGGGATcaaccccaggtctctcaggtggaaagcaagggcgttacccactgggccatacaagtctaaagaagtcggaacctgagagcaactgcacccaaaggaattacctgggcaagctaactgcttgcatacctgcgagtttttccccaacttcccgactcagcaatgaccaatggacaacatttcattcgaattatcccttctgagtgaataagataaaaatcatcaacacacaatcacgtgtggaacagaaataaatttctgactcacgtcgggatcgaacccaggtctctcaggtggaaagcaggggcgttacccactgggccatacaagtctaaaaagtcggaacctgagagcaactgcaccaggaattacctgggcaagctaactgcttgcataccagcgagttttccccaacttcccgactcagcaatgacccaatggacaacatttcattcgaattatcccttgctttc is part of the Macrobrachium rosenbergii isolate ZJJX-2024 chromosome 41, ASM4041242v1, whole genome shotgun sequence genome and encodes:
- the LOC136826821 gene encoding LOW QUALITY PROTEIN: uncharacterized protein (The sequence of the model RefSeq protein was modified relative to this genomic sequence to represent the inferred CDS: inserted 2 bases in 1 codon) produces the protein MAKLAVTIFLLAGLLPTVLDSKLANETLRSRSKRQLNPLIPNSIAHYPGISQPPIDKCPRNEVLFLDGNCYPLLTQGPCAINEYLVLNPSDNSPYCVARLCFPDRIFVFSDQLCHDPRTTTVCPPGRELFETMYGTPICQCPDGTYEGDDDLDDDVCEPSXRQTPSCPPGQIFWFKDFSLPPECLPDPCGGDNLNRGPNDQPFVPFADGRCFQLGTMPSVCPAQTWYSIALERLQGVCSTLEEAGYQVFDPETLNRLIEIYGPPIARDSTAPIPVSAGRTPSVSGTVTAGGLGAGTSPGGSFNNVINGGLAAGGITNNIQRPGAIRPGSPAALGIPSNVVAAGERPAILPTSGNQGLLTQGAVSPGVITGSSVASGQGIGSAIGISQGISSRPTQKFATGSQGSFGAGVGLGSNIPFNQIGSPSGVSGPVPGISRRPGLQAHRFEPGSQGTFVPGVGTGTQTTFSQGLHGQGTFSGSSSVHGSFDRGSVTQGTGIHRGSDTAINLQRGYSTPGFSPRPTNPFGEVAGTMKTYPASSPSLAINQGQASASIFSDQSFERPGMYGEDDVSDISTRNFDISSIVGDVRDLDIQKAQLIANIDTSSHSRSRELGGPVGDVSLLQAPRDHKLHGFFNSVRELVHHGPHNRSRRSPQPHAAPGNVFETRLVGCRAGAARDVNAKCRDTILPARTPASRPSRAAPPVPPRQGCPNGEAFNIQRMCESSGNAVDSVNAFNLGK